The window ATCAATCTGCCCAAAAAGGCAGTGTTGTTTTAATTGCCGACTGGACCAATATTATCAATTACAATTACGCACGCATTCACGATGGATTCCGTGAAGACCTTTGTGTGCTGAACTATGATTTAAAATTCACACATCATGATTTATTCAGGAGAAACTATCCGGAAATCTACAAGGAAATTTCGGTAAGTTATGACCGTTATATAACATTACTCGGACAATACCATCCGGAAGAAATCTACAATACCGGATGCACGCTCGATCAACCCGATCTGATTGCGTCTTATCTGGATCTCATCCGCTCCCTGCAGAATTATTGCAAAAACAAGAATGTTCCATTCATCGCTGATCCGAAGGCCTATGTATTTCTCTCTCAACAAGGCGTATTTCCTGTTGCACATATTAGCGGAAGTTATGTTTCTGACCGGCCCGGAATCGGGAATGATGAATTTCTGAAACTGGAACACCAATGGTTAAACAATAAACATGTAAAAATGGATCCGTCTGCCTCTGATAAATTAGTGGATCTGGAAGCGGCACTCGATTTTCAGCGCAGATATTGGCAACAACTCAATGACCTTCCGAGAGCAGAGAAGGCCGAAGGAAAATATCGGGAAATAAAGCGCATGCAAAATCAAATGAAGAAAAAAATGAAATTTCTATTTCGTCCGGCATGAAGCATAAGATCTTTCGAGCTCTCCGTTATTTTTTCCTCGTCCTTCTGGCAGGAATAGTTTTTTACGTGCTATTCAACTTTCAATTGGTGAACTATGGTCTTTCACAATTGCGCGGTCAACTCCACATCGTTCTCAACGCCCGACCGGCAGAGGAACTACTGAACGACAGGAATTTTCCGGATAGCTTAAAGAAGAAACTACAATTAGTGGATGACATCCGTCGATTTGCCATTGATTCACTTGGACTCAAAAATTCTAAAAATTACACCACCGTCTATGATCAGAAAGGAAAGCCGGCTTTATGGGTGTTAACCGCCTGCGAGCCATTTGCTATGAGGGCCTATGAATGGAAATTTCCATTATTAGGTGCAGTATCCTACAAAGGCTTTTTTGAAAAAGAAAAAGGCATTCCTGAACTGGAAGCATTGAAACAAGGAGGGTATGATACCGATTATTCTCCTACCGGCGGATGGAGTACTTTAGGTTGGTTCAAGGACCCCATTTTGAGCAATATGCTTCGGCGCTCAGAAGGACAATTGGCCGAACTGATCATCCACGAGCTCACCCATGCTACGCTTTACCTCCCCGGAAGTGTAGATTATAACGAGAATTTCGCCACCTTCACCGGAGAGCAGGGCGCATTGCAATTTTTAGCCTATCGCTTTGGTAGTGAATCAAAGGAGTTAAAGGCATACGCTGATTTACAATACGATGAGGAAGTTTTCGGGAAGTATATGGTCACCGCCGCAAAGGAATTGGAGGTTTTTTACAAAAGCCTGGATACAGGTATGAGTCACCAGGAAAAAGTGACGGCAAAATATCGTAAAATAAACTCCATCGTATTTAATATCAATGATTTAAAACTTAAGAATCCGGACCGCTTTCGACT of the Bacteroidota bacterium genome contains:
- a CDS encoding aminopeptidase, coding for MLFNFQLVNYGLSQLRGQLHIVLNARPAEELLNDRNFPDSLKKKLQLVDDIRRFAIDSLGLKNSKNYTTVYDQKGKPALWVLTACEPFAMRAYEWKFPLLGAVSYKGFFEKEKGIPELEALKQGGYDTDYSPTGGWSTLGWFKDPILSNMLRRSEGQLAELIIHELTHATLYLPGSVDYNENFATFTGEQGALQFLAYRFGSESKELKAYADLQYDEEVFGKYMVTAAKELEVFYKSLDTGMSHQEKVTAKYRKINSIVFNINDLKLKNPDRFRLTDTEGKLPNNCLFMSYRRYRKQQEEFKVQLMKYNGDLKNWLLNLQREND